A single Saccopteryx bilineata isolate mSacBil1 chromosome 7, mSacBil1_pri_phased_curated, whole genome shotgun sequence DNA region contains:
- the LOC136310152 gene encoding LOW QUALITY PROTEIN: bromodomain testis-specific protein-like (The sequence of the model RefSeq protein was modified relative to this genomic sequence to represent the inferred CDS: inserted 2 bases in 2 codons; deleted 2 bases in 1 codon; substituted 1 base at 1 genomic stop codon): MDNLERKRVLSHAADVRLVFMNCYRYNPPDHEVVTMTRMLQDVFEMHFAKIPDEPVESMPVYNSKTDTTKTLGRESSSEASSEDNSSSDSEDEQVQCLAKLQEQLKAVHXQLQVLSQIPFHRLKKKNVKSKRETKKEKVNNRDENPRKKFKQMKLKEKSKSSQPKKRKQPVLALKSEDEDNAKPMNYDENRQLSLDINELPGDKLGKVVHIIQSREPTLRNSNPDEIDIDFETLKATTLRELEKYVVACLRKRPPKPRGKKIMKSKEELYFQKKNELEKQLLGVSNQLNSRKQQTKSEKTTPSTAVVGIGSRLSKSSSSSSSSESESSSSDSSSSDSSDSKSEMLPKFTEVKQNDSPPKEKVKIQSSIQNIISCSTTLVHQTTHTSEIPPNHHQLAFNHQELEHKQSVKNISPLQILLPSGDSXKRLNGLTVMHQSDDNSMELESECQVPVQKDIKIKNADSWKSLGKPVKTSEVRKSSDELFNQFRKAAIEKEVKAGTHXLVQKHLGQNRKEPKVFQGNHRDPDFTVESSSNKIQNKCLGKEQTEHQQSLEAQEKSKLWLLKDHTLAREKEQERRRREAMAGTIDMTLQRDIMTMLENNFD; this comes from the exons catgctgCAGATGTTAGATTAGTGTTCATGAATTGCTACAGGTATAATCCTCCAGATCACGAAGTTGTAACAATGACAAGAATGCTCCAGGATGTTTTTGAAATGCATTTTGCAAAGATCCCAGATGAACCTGTTGAGAGTATGCCTGTATATAACAGCAAAACAGATACCACAAAAACCCTTGGTAGAGAAAGCAGTAGTGAAGCTTCCTCTGAAGATAACTCTTCCAGTGATTCTGAAGATGAACAAGTTCAGTGTCTTGCAAAGCTTCAGGAGCAGCTTAAAGCTGTTC AACAACTACAGGTTCTATCTCAAATCCCTTTCCATAGGCTAAAGAAGAAGAATGTGAAGTCTAAAAGGGAaacgaaaaaagaaaaggttaacaATAGAGATGAAAATCCAAGAAAAAAGTTTAAGCAAATGAAATTAAAGGAAAAGTCCAAGAGCAGTCAGCCAAAGAAGAGGAAACAACCAGTGTTGGCTCTGAAATCTGAGGATGAAGATAATGCTAAACCTATGAACTATGATGAGAACAGGCAGTTAAGTCTGGATATAAATGAACTCCCTGGAGATAAACTCGGGAAAGTCGTTCATATAATACAATCAAGAGAGCCTACACTGAGAAACTCCAACCCTGATGAGATAGACATAGACTTTGAAACACTGAAGGCAACAACACtgagagaactagaaaaatatgTTGTTGCATGTCTAAGAAAAAGACCACCAAAACCTCGTGGCAAGAAAATAATGAAGTCCAAAGAggaactttattttcaaaaaaaaaat gagttagAAAAGCAATTACTGGGTGTCAGTAATCAGTTAAATTCCagaaaacagcaaacaaaatCTGAGAAAACTACACCATCCACAGCTGTTGTTGGAATTGGTTCCCGACTGAgtaaaagcagcagcagcagcagctcatctgaGTCTGAAAGTAGTAGCAGTGATTCAAGTTCTTCAGACAGCAGTGATTCCAAATCAGAAATGTTACCTAAATTTACTGAAGTGAAACAGAATGATTCTCCTCCTAAAGAGAAAGTAAAGATACAATCTTCCATACAAAATATAATCTCTTGTTCTACAACCCTTGTTCATCAGACtacacatacaagtgaaatacCACCAAATCACCACCAGTTAGCATTTAATCATCAAGAATTAGAACATAAACAGAGTGTGAAAAACATTTCACCTTTACAAATCCTGCTTCCTTCAGGTGATT AAAAACGCTTGAATGGCCTAACAGTGATGCATCAGTCTGATGACAACTCAATGGAGTTAGAATCTGAATGTCAAGTTCCTGTGCAGAAGGATATAAAAATCAAGAATGCAGACTCTTGGAAAAGTTTAGGCAAACCAGTCAAAACTTCAGAAGTACGAAAATCCTCAGATGAGCTCTTCAACCAATTTAGAAAAGCAGCAATAGAAAAGGAAGTCAAAGCTGGAACACATTAACTAGTACAAAAACATCTGGGACAGAACAGAAAGGAACCAAAAGTGTTTCAAGGAAATCACAGGGACCCTGATTTCACTGTGGAATCTTcttcaaataagatacaaaataaGTGCCTTGGAAAAGAGCAAACAGAACATCAGCAGTCACTGGAAGCTCAAGAGAAAAGTAAACTCTGGCTTCTCAAAGACCATACTTTAGCAagggagaaagagcaagagaggaggagaagagaagcaatgGCTGGTACCATTGATATGACTCTTCAAAGAGACATTATGACAATGCTTGAAAACAACTTTGATTAA